The proteins below come from a single Perca flavescens isolate YP-PL-M2 chromosome 8, PFLA_1.0, whole genome shotgun sequence genomic window:
- the LOC114560136 gene encoding putative nuclease HARBI1, with translation MPPWRPSGPAATRSAPGAIGSTHIPIAPPRDNPDHYLNRRGWHSVVLQAVVDHNACFTDVYAGWPGGTSSAAVLSSSDLYLKAEAVQDGTCYLTGESYTLYTCSPDR, from the exons ATGCCACCGTGGCGGCCTTCAGGGCCCGCTGCTACCCGCAGTGCGCCGGGCGCCATCGGCAGCACTCACATCCCCATCGCCCCCCCCAGGGACAACCCAGACCACTACCTCAACCGCCGGGGGTGGCACTCGGTGGTGCTGCAGGCCGTGGTCGACCACAACGCCTG TTTCACGGACGTGTACGCTGGCTGGCCCGGCGGGACCAGCAGCGCCGCGGTGCTGTCCAGCTCAGACCTGTACCTGAAGGCAGAGGCTGTCCAGGACGGGACCTGTTACCTGACAG GTGAGTCCTACACCCTTTATACCTGTTCCCCCGACAG GTGA
- the LOC114560597 gene encoding uncharacterized protein LOC114560597 isoform X2, translating into MAAAIPMFEDRQLGPEGPTCQLTLKQKSGSAGSDSDWSKEQLQTSDDEPGPSDTMTAEPDYLEWVSGFVSTNSPQTFILKNPAGARLKIGGLEDTIYKGNDEELNRWGNFYLPKIVNMKVVGVVEETSCPYDHLVLMTCEDRKVYAFDGEEEELHMVAESLEKLGEEGLTFPSSQSYYKGEAFKDMTKEDWDKVRNSEEGKKLDEEHRKLVEEKKSELLKKLKSTKVAAAAQSCSLNCFH; encoded by the exons ATGGCGGCGGCGATACCCAT GTTCGAAGATCGGCAGTTGGGTCCAGAGGGTCCAACCTGCCA ACTGACTCTAAAACAGAAGAGTGGTTCTGCAGGGAGTGACAGTGACTGGTCCAAAGAACAACTGCAGACCTCAGACGATGAACCTGGACCCTCAGACACAAT GACAGCAG AGCCTGATTACCTGGAATGGGTTTCAGGCTTTGTGTCCACGAATAGTCCGCAGACTTTCATCTTAAAGAATCCAGCTGGTGCCAGGTTGAAGATAGGAGGCCTGGAAGACACCATTTACAAAGGGAATGATGAAGAGTTGAATAGGTGGGGGAATTTCTACCTTCCTAAGATAGTAAACATGAAGGTTGTAGGAGTAGTGGAGGAGACGTCATGCCCGTATGATCATCTGGTCCTGATGACCTGTGAGGACAGAAAGGTGTATGCCTTcgatggagaggaagaggagctgcACATGGTGGCTGAGAGCCTGGAGAAGCTCGGTGAGGAGGGACTGACGTTTCCATCATCACAGAGCTACTACAAAGGAGAGGCCTTCAAAGATATG ACGAAGGAGGACTGGGACAAAGTGAGGAACAGTGAAGAGGGGAAGAAGCTGGACGAAGAGCATCGTAAACTGGTAGAAGAAAAGAAGTCTGAACTTCTGAAGAAACTCAAATCAACCAAAGTTGCTGCCGCAGCTCAAAGCTGCAGCCTGAACTGTTTTCACTAG
- the LOC114560597 gene encoding uncharacterized protein LOC114560597 isoform X1 yields the protein MAAAIPMFEDRQLGPEGPTCQLTLKQKSGSAGSDSDWSKEQLQTSDDEPGPSDTMTAGELLDLIKESIKEPDYLEWVSGFVSTNSPQTFILKNPAGARLKIGGLEDTIYKGNDEELNRWGNFYLPKIVNMKVVGVVEETSCPYDHLVLMTCEDRKVYAFDGEEEELHMVAESLEKLGEEGLTFPSSQSYYKGEAFKDMTKEDWDKVRNSEEGKKLDEEHRKLVEEKKSELLKKLKSTKVAAAAQSCSLNCFH from the exons ATGGCGGCGGCGATACCCAT GTTCGAAGATCGGCAGTTGGGTCCAGAGGGTCCAACCTGCCA ACTGACTCTAAAACAGAAGAGTGGTTCTGCAGGGAGTGACAGTGACTGGTCCAAAGAACAACTGCAGACCTCAGACGATGAACCTGGACCCTCAGACACAAT GACAGCAGGTGAGCTGTTGGATCTGATTAAGGAAAGCATAAAAG AGCCTGATTACCTGGAATGGGTTTCAGGCTTTGTGTCCACGAATAGTCCGCAGACTTTCATCTTAAAGAATCCAGCTGGTGCCAGGTTGAAGATAGGAGGCCTGGAAGACACCATTTACAAAGGGAATGATGAAGAGTTGAATAGGTGGGGGAATTTCTACCTTCCTAAGATAGTAAACATGAAGGTTGTAGGAGTAGTGGAGGAGACGTCATGCCCGTATGATCATCTGGTCCTGATGACCTGTGAGGACAGAAAGGTGTATGCCTTcgatggagaggaagaggagctgcACATGGTGGCTGAGAGCCTGGAGAAGCTCGGTGAGGAGGGACTGACGTTTCCATCATCACAGAGCTACTACAAAGGAGAGGCCTTCAAAGATATG ACGAAGGAGGACTGGGACAAAGTGAGGAACAGTGAAGAGGGGAAGAAGCTGGACGAAGAGCATCGTAAACTGGTAGAAGAAAAGAAGTCTGAACTTCTGAAGAAACTCAAATCAACCAAAGTTGCTGCCGCAGCTCAAAGCTGCAGCCTGAACTGTTTTCACTAG